The Dehalococcoidia bacterium genomic sequence CCAGGTCGGCGGCGCGCTGGCGCGGGCTGCGTCCCCTTCGTGCACCATCCGGACGGCCTCGGCCCGGAACGCTGGCGGATAGGGCTTGTGCGTCGCTCCCCGCGGCATCTGGACTCCTTGCGAAGGGCCCGCTGGCCCCAGTCTTCAGGTGTCCACGAAACCGGGGCAACTCCACCCGTGCTGGCGTTCACCCACGACACCGTGAGCAGGTTGCCGGTGCTGTAGCCGATGTCGTAGCCCAGGGCGTAGTACTTCTGCCCGGCCGGGCCGCCCGGCGGGCTCACGATCCCCGGCGAGATGGTCGAGGACTGGATCTGCAGTCCGCCGTTGGGGTTGAAGGGCAGCACGTAGCTGCCGTTGCCGTCCGCGCCGCCCGCGATGGGGTCGACGGCAGCCAGCGTCCAGCCGGAGAGCAGGCGCTCGCCGACGCCGACGTTGTCCGTGTACACCGTGCCGGTGTAGCGCTGAACCTGGATCTCCACCTGCTGGCCGGCGAAGGCGCTCACCCCCGCCTTGAAGGTCTGCCACGTGCCGGGCGTCGCCTGCACCGTCCCGTTGCCGAGGTCGATCCTGGTCGCGTAGCCCGTGCCGCTGAGCAGGGAGACGTAGAACAGCACGCTGCTGCCGCTGCCGCTGTAGGAGAGGCTGAGCTGCTGTTCGTTGCTGGCGAGGGTGAAGGGGCTGGAGGTGATCGTGCCGGTGGTGCTGACGTAGTGCCCCGTCGGGCCGCCGGCGCCTTCGCTTGCCGTGCCGGACACGGTCCAGGCGGGCACGTCCTGGGTCTGCAGGCCCACGTCGTCGACGGCCACGGTGAAGGCGTTCTGCACGACCTTGATCTCGACCGATTGACCGGCGAGCGTGCCTACGCCATAGGAGAAGGTCTGCCACCTGGTGGTGGTGGCCACGTTAGTGGCCAGCGTCGTGCTGGTCGTGTAGCCGCTGCCGGAAAGGAGGGAGACCGAGAACTGGCCGGCGAAGATGCCGCTGGGGTATTTGGCGCGCAGACTAATCGAGGAGGCGCGGCCATCCAGGGTGAAGGCGCTGGAGAGGATGGTCGCACTGCTGCCCAGCGAGGCGTAGTCGTTGCCGCTGTCCGCGCCAATCGCGGTCGTGCCGCTCGTGGTCCAGCCGGTGAAGTCGCCGGTGCTGAAGCCGCTGTTGGCCGGTGGGGTGCCGACTGAGGCGGCCGGCGTTTCGAAGTCATCGTTCGTCGGCGGGGTGCCCACCGTACTGCGTACGGTGTCCAGCATGTGGTTGAGGGGATAGGCGGGATTGGCGCCGGAGCCAGTCGCCGGCGGGCCGTTGAGGCGGCTGTGCGGAACATGGGCGGCGCCACGGACCACCGGTACCGGCGGGCTGCCCACCACCAGCAGCAGACCGCAGAGCAACGCCAGGGCAGCCGCCAGGCGGCGGGAGCGGGGTACGAACGACGCGGGCATGCAGCATCCCCTGTGAGCCTCGCCGCAAAGTACAGGAGATTTTGCAAGAACGCACGTAGTGTTCTTTGCGTGTGGCAATACGCGGCTCAGCCCTGTTACGGCGGCGGCCCGCGAGGTCTTTCCGCTGCTCGCTCAGGACACGGCCAGCTCGTAGAAGGCGACGCCGCCCGGAGGCAGGGAGAGGCGCAGCACCGCGCCGCCACCGGAAGACACACTGAGCGGAACGGAGCCGCTCTGGCGCAGCTCGGCCGCGGCGGAAAGCTCGGCGAGCTGGGCGCGCGTCGGTGCCTGCGGCCGTCCCAGCGCCTCCCATGCCGCGAGACCGTTGGCGTGCGTGTCGTCGATGCGCCACTCTGCCGCCTGCAGCGCGGCGCCAGCGCCCATGCCGCCCAGGTGAACGGCAACCTGCTGCACGGGCAATGGCCGTCCCTCCAGGCCGGGCGGCACGTAGTTGGAGAGCAGCAGTTGCAGCATGCCGGCCCGGCGCGTGGCCCAGAGGTCCAGCCGCGTGGCGCTGGCCGCGTCGTCGGCGTCGCGGCGGACGGGCAGCTCGCGGTCGCCCAGCCGGTGCAGGAGCTGATAGGCGTGGTAGCCGGGCTTGGGCAGGCCGTCGATCGTGAGCAGGCCGAAACCGCCGACGAAGCTCGCCGCCGGGAACGGGAACTCGTTGAAGATGTCCGAGATCGTCCAGTAGGCGAAGCTGGCGACCTGGGCGTGCACGGCGTGGATCACGCGGCAGATGTACGCCGCCTGGTTCGGCAGATCGTGGAGTGGCCGTCCCCAGCGCCAGCTCGAGTTCCACTCCGTCCAGTGCACTTCCGGCGCGGCGCCCGGCACGGCGCTCGCCAGTGCTGCGTTGGCGCCGGCCACGACTCTCTCCAGGTAGCCACCGCGTTCGAACTCGGCGCGGTAGCCGGGGTCCACCTTCCCGAAGTCGTCGTCATCCGGGTAAACGTGGGTGGAGACGAACTCCACCGGCACAGCGTGCTCGCGGCAGTAGGCGAGGAAGTCGGACAGCCACTCGGCGCGGGTGCTCGCCGGGCCGCCGGTGCGCAACTCCGCATCGACGGATTTAATCGCCCGCACCGTCTCCGCGTGCAGGCGGAACGATTCCTCCTTGGTGCCGGACCAGAAGGCAGAGAGGTTCGCCTCGTTCCAGACCTCGAAGTACCAGCGGCGGATCTCCTCGACGCCGTAGCGATCGCGCCAGTGCGAAACGAGCGCGGTGATGAACTGGCGCCAGGCGTCGTAGTCGGCGGGCGGCGTCACGTTGGCGCGGTAGTAGAAGACGGCCTGCGTGCCGCTGGCCAGCGCCGTGGGCATGAAGCCCAGCTCCACGAACGGCCGCAACCCCAGGCCGAGCAGCACGTCGTAGGCCGTGTCCACCAGCCGCCAGTTGTAGACGATCTCGCCGGCGCGGTTGCGCAGCACCGCCTGCATCTGGTCGCTCAAGATACCGTGGCAGCGCAGGAAGCGGAAGCCGCACTCGCGCACGGCGCGGCGCAGCTGCCCCTGCAGATCCTCGCGCAGCAGCGACCAGGCGTCGCCGCTGCCCACGGCGAGTTCCCAGCTGCGCCCGATCGGCGTGCCCGCCGCGGCGACGTCAACGCTGAACACCGTCTCTTGTTCGTTCACCGGCTCACTCCGCCGGCCACCCGCGGGCGCAGGTGGCCGAACCGCGCTTGCACCCGCCGCTGGTTCTGCTCGTGGGCGCCCGAGCGGATGCTGTCGATGCCCAGGCCCGCGTCTTTGCGCCGGTAGAGCGCCACGACCGCGTCCACGAAGCCGGGCGGGCCGAACCGTTCCAGCGAGCGCAGCCAGAGGTCGTAGTCCTCG encodes the following:
- a CDS encoding beta-xylosidase, which translates into the protein MNEQETVFSVDVAAAGTPIGRSWELAVGSGDAWSLLREDLQGQLRRAVRECGFRFLRCHGILSDQMQAVLRNRAGEIVYNWRLVDTAYDVLLGLGLRPFVELGFMPTALASGTQAVFYYRANVTPPADYDAWRQFITALVSHWRDRYGVEEIRRWYFEVWNEANLSAFWSGTKEESFRLHAETVRAIKSVDAELRTGGPASTRAEWLSDFLAYCREHAVPVEFVSTHVYPDDDDFGKVDPGYRAEFERGGYLERVVAGANAALASAVPGAAPEVHWTEWNSSWRWGRPLHDLPNQAAYICRVIHAVHAQVASFAYWTISDIFNEFPFPAASFVGGFGLLTIDGLPKPGYHAYQLLHRLGDRELPVRRDADDAASATRLDLWATRRAGMLQLLLSNYVPPGLEGRPLPVQQVAVHLGGMGAGAALQAAEWRIDDTHANGLAAWEALGRPQAPTRAQLAELSAAAELRQSGSVPLSVSSGGGAVLRLSLPPGGVAFYELAVS